One Fuerstiella marisgermanici DNA window includes the following coding sequences:
- a CDS encoding DUF1579 domain-containing protein produces MKNVFSLLVLFVVMSPTLWGQPPSAAAPKKEHEWLKQFEGQWSSSSKTVAAPGQPSTECTGSMKSSMLGGFWVVNKMRGHVGEVTFDAMQTIGYDSKKERYFGTWVDTMMGHMWHYEGTVDESGKKLILVAEGPDFTGSGKVTKYRDSYEFKSADLIIATSEVMGDDGKWVTFMTGEVKRDKPE; encoded by the coding sequence ATGAAGAATGTATTCTCGCTGCTCGTCCTATTTGTTGTGATGTCACCAACTTTATGGGGCCAGCCGCCATCGGCTGCAGCGCCGAAAAAGGAACATGAATGGTTAAAGCAGTTTGAGGGACAATGGTCGTCCAGTTCGAAGACTGTCGCCGCGCCCGGTCAACCGTCGACCGAGTGTACAGGGTCGATGAAGTCCAGCATGCTCGGCGGCTTTTGGGTCGTCAACAAAATGCGGGGCCACGTCGGCGAAGTGACCTTCGACGCCATGCAGACGATCGGCTACGACTCAAAGAAGGAGAGATACTTTGGCACGTGGGTCGACACGATGATGGGGCACATGTGGCACTACGAAGGAACGGTCGACGAGTCCGGAAAAAAGCTGATTCTCGTTGCTGAAGGCCCCGATTTCACCGGAAGCGGCAAAGTGACGAAATATCGCGACAGCTACGAATTCAAATCGGCTGACCTGATTATCGCGACGTCCGAAGTGATGGGCGACGACGGCAAGTGGGTCACGTTCATGACCGGCGAAGTGAAACGCGATAAGCCCGAGTAG
- a CDS encoding sodium:solute symporter family protein, producing MPDVLLGMHTFDWIVLAIYFVVILVVGLWSASKVTDAADFFMGGRRFGKIFMMFFAFGSGTSSDQAITVVAGTWRMGLAGIWWQFLYLPATPFYWLIAPLLRRIRALTTADFFGTRFSPATAVLYSFYGMLISIVFIAGALFSSGKMINALTGNAVDRMAQEINLQVPTMSFVNVAPPAEDLEGKPAKPKLTIATGWRQLEGYEYAILAMTVLFVTYGAAGGLGAAIITDFIQGVLTIAFSILLLPFIFHQIGGFGALQKYEELKPGMFNFVADAEFAERFSREPITIFYVCMLSLTALAGIIVQPHIMGVCGAGKTEYEGRFGFTVGNFLKRFCTVAWTFTGLACVAWYLGTSSPLLESGDPADQALHESLNVKANGDFESLSAEQQEEINDAEKKFSDELFGRAAYDILPTIAPGLVGLLLASLLAAVMSTCDAQMVVSSGLFTENVYKRLIAPGRSEQHYVWVGRFAGVGIVVAALILQATFTDVIHAMKVIIKTPAAIGISMWIGIFWRRWNTKAVWTATAAAGLAWFVVGYYPNEILEQFPALASMFRSEGDGFVMLDAWQSVCYLGAGLVVGVSTALLTRPQSAAQLDPFFTLLRTPVMPDETVSEPCTVPANNPHREEVIEFAGFQFNKPTRLGIGGFLIAWMLVFAIVAVTKMLSLVV from the coding sequence ATGCCCGACGTTCTTCTGGGAATGCACACGTTCGACTGGATTGTGCTGGCCATCTATTTTGTCGTCATTCTGGTGGTCGGCCTGTGGTCTGCCAGCAAAGTCACAGACGCGGCCGACTTCTTTATGGGCGGCCGCAGGTTCGGCAAGATCTTTATGATGTTCTTTGCCTTCGGCTCGGGCACCAGCAGCGATCAGGCCATCACCGTTGTCGCGGGAACATGGCGAATGGGACTGGCGGGCATTTGGTGGCAATTTTTGTACCTGCCGGCAACTCCGTTCTACTGGCTCATTGCTCCGCTGCTGCGGCGAATTCGAGCCCTCACGACGGCGGATTTTTTTGGCACGCGTTTCAGTCCGGCAACGGCCGTGCTGTATTCGTTTTACGGCATGCTGATATCGATCGTGTTTATCGCCGGAGCACTGTTTAGCAGCGGAAAAATGATCAATGCGCTCACCGGAAACGCAGTTGACCGGATGGCTCAGGAAATCAACCTGCAGGTGCCGACAATGTCGTTCGTCAATGTCGCCCCACCGGCGGAAGATCTGGAAGGCAAGCCCGCCAAGCCAAAGCTGACAATCGCGACCGGCTGGCGGCAGTTAGAAGGTTACGAATACGCGATTCTTGCGATGACGGTGCTATTCGTCACTTACGGAGCGGCGGGCGGACTGGGCGCGGCAATCATTACTGACTTTATTCAGGGCGTGCTGACGATCGCGTTTTCGATACTTCTGCTGCCGTTTATCTTCCATCAGATTGGGGGCTTTGGTGCGCTGCAGAAGTATGAAGAGCTTAAGCCAGGCATGTTTAACTTCGTGGCGGATGCGGAATTTGCTGAACGCTTCAGTCGCGAACCAATCACGATTTTCTACGTCTGCATGCTGTCGTTGACGGCGCTGGCGGGCATCATTGTGCAGCCGCACATCATGGGCGTTTGCGGAGCCGGAAAAACAGAATACGAAGGGCGGTTTGGTTTCACGGTCGGAAACTTTTTGAAGCGATTTTGCACTGTCGCCTGGACATTTACCGGGCTGGCCTGCGTGGCCTGGTATCTGGGAACCAGCAGCCCGTTATTGGAATCGGGCGATCCGGCCGACCAGGCGTTACACGAATCGTTGAACGTGAAAGCGAATGGCGACTTCGAAAGTTTGTCGGCCGAACAACAGGAAGAAATCAATGATGCCGAAAAGAAATTCTCGGACGAACTGTTCGGCCGCGCGGCCTACGACATTCTGCCGACGATCGCTCCGGGACTGGTGGGTTTGTTGCTGGCGTCGTTGCTGGCGGCAGTCATGAGTACCTGTGATGCTCAGATGGTGGTGTCGAGCGGCCTGTTTACAGAAAATGTTTACAAACGGCTGATTGCGCCAGGCCGATCTGAACAGCACTACGTTTGGGTGGGACGGTTTGCCGGCGTCGGAATTGTGGTCGCGGCGTTGATTCTGCAGGCGACGTTTACCGATGTGATTCACGCGATGAAAGTGATCATCAAGACGCCAGCCGCCATCGGCATCAGCATGTGGATCGGAATCTTCTGGCGGCGGTGGAACACGAAAGCCGTGTGGACAGCAACGGCGGCGGCAGGACTGGCCTGGTTTGTCGTCGGATACTACCCGAACGAAATTCTGGAACAGTTTCCCGCTCTTGCGAGCATGTTCCGTTCTGAAGGTGATGGCTTCGTAATGTTGGACGCCTGGCAAAGTGTCTGCTATCTGGGTGCCGGGCTGGTCGTCGGAGTGTCGACGGCGCTGCTCACGCGACCGCAGTCGGCCGCTCAACTGGACCCGTTTTTTACACTGCTAAGAACGCCCGTGATGCCGGACGAAACGGTTTCAGAACCATGCACCGTCCCCGCAAATAATCCGCATCGCGAAGAGGTGATCGAATTCGCGGGCTTCCAATTCAACAAACCGACCAGGCTGGGAATCGGTGGTTTTCTCATCGCATGGATGCTGGTATTCGCCATCGTGGCAGTGACGAAAATGCTAAGCCTCGTTGTGTAA